From Dasypus novemcinctus isolate mDasNov1 chromosome 8, mDasNov1.1.hap2, whole genome shotgun sequence, the proteins below share one genomic window:
- the C8H9orf153 gene encoding uncharacterized protein C9orf153 homolog → MEARIPSGSLPEFYALVEKFNKESKKSNIKKTHDISLSDAQRILSQNLEAMSPISESDVRKEESQPVFTCTVVKKEEREKPKSMTELLHCSLLRPAGTVCKSQDKLSQHGIPLPKHIFPSDILLDPHPVSSSLTALWKKMQASTTLCRLVVNKATPEQFVFKDKLPQYLLLDPEKQFMDLKDLEWRFYKGIVMWSRRTSDSFITIKYDSEKRFVESQDMPDVIFPPLVSRSLVIYSQTDYQKN, encoded by the exons ATGGAAGCAAGGATTCCTAGCGGTTCG CTGCCAGAATTCTATGCACTTGTTGAGAAATTTAATAAGGAGAGCAAGaaatctaatattaaaaaaactcaCGATATTTCACTTAGTGATGCACAGAGAATACTTAGTCAAAACCTGGAGGCCATGTCACCCATAAGTGAATCTGATGTGAGAAAAGAAGAGTCCCAACCTGTTTTTACGTGCACGGTGgttaaaaaagaggagagagagaagccaaaATCAATGACTGAACTCCTGCACTGCAGTTTACTGAGGCCAGCAGGAACCGTCTGCAAGTCCCAAGACAAACTCTCCCAGCATGGGATCCCTCTTCCCAAGCACATTTTCCCTTCTGATATTCTCCtcgatcctcaccctgtctcttCGTCGCTGACTGCCTTATGGAAGAAAATGCAGGCCAGCACAACATTATGCAGGCTAGTCGTGAACAAAGCCACTCCAGAACAGTTTGTCTTTAAGGATAAACTTCCACAATACTTATTATTGGATCCAG AAAAGCAATTCATGGATCTAAAGGACCTGGAATGGAGATTTTACAAGGGCATCGTGATGTGGAGCCGTAGGACTTCAGATTCGTTTATAACAATAAAATATGACAGTGAGAAGAGATTTGTAGAAAGCCAGGATATGCCTGATGTAATTTTCCCCCCTCTAGTTAGTAGATCTTTGGTCATTTATTCTCAGACTGAttatcaaaaaaattaa